The region TGTATCCATacaaccccagtggttaaatccaaatcttcagaagcaatattataggtgtgggtgagaaattgaGAGATTGTCGGTTAGTTTTCATAGAGagcatgcatgcgcattagctgaaacagcctgaaaaatagtgggggtttttgtgtgtgtgtgtgtgtgtgtgtgtgtgtgtgtgtgtttcgtgAATTGATGTAaagataattgttgattttattgctcgtaatcttgaccaaccattttggataTTTCagtccattcaagtagattggagctgtatctgtatccatagaaaatagcatcCCGCAGGCTAACTGGAGGCATTATAACAAGACTTTCAGTCTAAGCAGAAGGGGACTATATCACATGGCATTAATGGGTCAGGTAACTGGCTAAAAATGTTTTCGggaactgagtgcccatgagcaaagatggccaCATGCAGATTAAGTACAGGGCTGCTTGCCTCAGCTGAGCAAATGCCATTTAAATGAACAGAACAACCTCTCtttgaattcggcaacagtaggtcgaaagttttgctgctgaaatcggtctgtgcttaccgtaattaaaataattgcaaACGTGAGtaataatacagtcaacaggaatgcatattttattaactgtacccctaaccccaaccctaaccatcagtggagtaaaaacagaattttagagtgaaaatgcaacttcCGATTCGCtctctcaccattgtttatgtgggtgtgattacttcctggttcccatgggaccagaacccttgTCTCAGACATTCAGTAGCCTTAGAGGGATATGTATTCACacctgaattgatgcaaaaatgtctgatggaggtTGACACTTCTCAGTAATTTGGCTAAATGGGGttgattttagggtacatgaacttttagAAGCAACATGTGGATTTCATGTGTGATCATATTTGAAATGAAAGGGAATGCCAATGGACAGTCAGGTAGACGTCCTTTGGGTAAACATTGGCAGAGTGTTTTTGTGAAACCTATTTGTAAACctattttgtcattatttctgCAAatctgtttggtgctgctagtgtaCAGATTTGTTTTACACAATGCATCTTTTAAAGTAAGTTTGCTTGTATGACTGATGATACAGATTGTAGAGATCTTTCTGCATGTTTAATTACCAGCACTACCACACTTATGGCTGAGAAAAGTGATGTTAATTTTTGTTATCAGTGAgtctattttatcatttaaactaAAAtgcttggccaaaaaaaaaaaaaaaaaatcataaaaaaaaaaaattgcgtactctaatatttagttggaccacctttagctttgattatggcacgcattcatcatggcattgtttcgacaaccttatacaacatttatttctgttcagagttgcattaatttttggccgagatcttgtattgacgacgggagagtcgaaccacatCCCAAGGACTTTCGATggagttaaggtcaggactctgaggtgaccaattcatgtgtgaaaatgattcctcatgctccctgaaccactctttcacaatttgagcccaatgaatcttggcactAGAGTCCTGGAATATGCTCATGACGTCAGTaaagaaaaaatccattaatgGGATAACCTGGACATTCAGTACATACAGGTAGTcaactgacttcattttattgctgcacaatgttgctgagcctagacctgacctaCCGAAGCAACCCCAGATTATAACACTTATAAATTcaaacggcaacttttttttttttttggccaggcagtgtaagtGGGAGTGTCAAGGACTATTGTTCAAGAACAATCAGTGCACAACTGAGGAACATGAAAACGGAATAACATCTAAAACAAAACATATGCAAACCCATAAAACTATGACCAGTTAGGATGATAATCTTttatatctttttattattattgcattttattcTCTCTGTGCACTCCTCTCAGTAGTCAAACATGCAATGTTTGTGTTAGTAGCACAACTCCTTAACTACTCATTAACATTAGATAGGTCTAATTGTTAGGCGACCATCCCCTCTGGACAACCTGCACAGCAGTCAGACTGGCACATTAAAGGCAAGTCTGAACAGGATTACGTTCAGAATTCACAGTAtgataaatgtgtatgtgtgtttacccTGCAGATAAAACTTCATCTTCAAATCTTAAATGCATTAGAAATGGAGGTCAAATGCAAAATGCACCCTAAACTACGGATGTGGCTCAGTAAATGCCAACATCTGATATGCCAAAAAGCCATATCCAGACTTTAATAAGGCTCTTACTGTTACTAATGTAGAAAATGGACATATAGgccttttgtatttttaatattatgcacTGAACTTCCAGTTTGCATCTGTATTAATGATCGGGATGGTTTTTAATCATGTCTAGTTTgcccattttaaaatatttttgtaactaTACAATCATACATCCTTAATATTGTACACAATATCCTTATATTTTGCCTTTGGGTAGAAATGTTGAAAGGGATTAACCGGTGCATAATATTAATGTTAAAGGTGCagcatgtaagattcagaaacccttgttattaatgatacctgtggccgttaagtgaactgcagccagctacctgttgctcgtgctcgagATAgtgcacactccatagggacgtgagcaagcgagcatcgaccaaaacagtGACGTAaggtacaaagagactgaaagtGATTCAcaggcatcatgctgacagatgaggcagcataattaaaattacagttatgattgttttactacaaactttgagactgtatattatatttgactccccagtgctggaacagggctgaaacaaagtgtggatacaggtctggctatgtgagactagtttgaagtaatcacttttctttgcatgatacattgactgcatttatacgatagcctatgtcggcgttagctagctagccagctttatcaatagctgttagctaaatttggtggatgatgacagtagctgttataaaatagactgtacattataaatatgttgacacaattcagtattgaatTGAGTATTGAGTACAGGCTTTAATAAGCAACATAgtaagtctgggaagggctcatttaagttgcgttacaagccgttcacacattggcaaaaaaaaaaaaaaaaaaaaaagaaaaggtgaatattacatgaaaattgttacatattgcacctttaaaaaaaagtgcaaatttgGATGACTTGTACATCAGTTGTAAATCCGTACAAACATCTTACAAGTGTGGACACAATGTCAGAAAAAtttccaaaatatattttatttgatacaATACACAcagtaataaataatatttctgcTGAATGAAAATAAAGACACAGACAAAGAACTGAACAAGAGAGAacaaaaagaagggaaaaaagtctccattttaattttataatattgtATGATATGACAGGATACTCTGGTATTTCTGCTTGCTTCATAAAAGCAAAGCTTTCCCTTACAAGGCTTGGGGGTAGATTAGGTGCAATTAGTTAGCCTATATGTAGAACAAAGAAAGTTTCAATGCAAGGGAGTTTCCTAAAATCAattgcaaaatgcaaaaaaaaatcagtgagatATATAACAGTGCATATTTACCAATGCTGGTTAAAAAAGGCTTGCAGCATGAAATCTCACAGAGAGTATAGCTGCACAATAACCCCCTTAAAATTCAGAGCTTCCGCCAATCCAAACTGTACTACCTGATGCTCACACACTACAAAGCAATACTTCATTGTGACAGTTTCAGAAACAATTATTACCAAAACAGAAGAGGTTCTTTGTGCACTGTATTTTGAAATGACTTCAAGACAATCCTGCATTAATGGGGCTGAAACTGTCTGAAACTTGTTTACCTGCCTTTACAAATTAGGTTTAGATCTCATGATCTGCCAAATCTCTGAATGCATCATCTATAAATAGCGCAGTACATGTTGTTGTGCTACCTTGAGATCAGACGtttccaatatatatatttccaattTATGTGTCCATGCTGGCATTATCCTGAGACATACTGTTAAGTAAATCTATTTCTGCACGgaattatttgttctttttatccTCCATGACCTCGGATAAATCCTCCTCTCTAAGAGTCTTGACTCTGGCCTCCATgttggcgatcctctgtttgatcCTGTTCTGGCTGTTTGTCCAATCTACCATAAGATGAGAAAATTTGGCCTGCATCACCTCTAGATTAGTTTCCAAAATGTTGACCTTTTCCTCCATGTCTTTGGGGTCTGCGCCAGCATTGGCCGCAGCCTCGTCGATAAGATTGTCTTTCATCAAAATAGCCCTACCTTTCTCCTCCAGAGCTTTCTTGGCCTCTGGGTACTCAGTCAAAGCCTCCATTAGATCATCTTTTGAGAGCGCAAACAGATCGGAGTATCCCACACTACGTATGTTAGCAGTCCTGCGGTTTCCTGCTTTACTGCCCTTGATGCCCAAGATACTGATCTCACCGAAGTAGGCGCCATCACTGAGAACCACAAACTGCGTTACGCCATCATCTGCCACCACTGCAAGCTTACCTTCTTTGATAATGTACATTTCCCGTCCAATGTCACCCTTCTTGCAAATGTAGTCTCCAGGACTGAAAACCTGTGGTTGAAGCTTGAGGACAAGCTCAACAAGAAGTCCTGCTTCACAGTCCTGGAAGATGCGCACCTTCCTCAAGGTTTCTAGATGGACATTGATAGCAATCTCCGCCTTGAGCTTGTCTGGAAGGTTCTTGAGGACTTCCTTTTCATCACAGGTCTTTTGCTCAGTCCAAAGGTAATCGAACCACTTTACGACACGGGCCTCCAGATCTTTGGTGACCTTTCGGAACTGCATGTACTGCTTGATGGAGTCGATCTTGGCTTGGAACTCAGCACGGGAAGCATTCATATTGGAGATCATGGCACCAACGTTACCAACAATGGTGGCAAAAATAAGGACACCAATGAGAAAATCAGCAACGACAAAAAAGTACTCAACATCTCTAACGGGTGGTGGTGTCTCTCCAATGGTGGTTAGAGTGAGAGTAGACCAGTACAGGCAGTAGATGTACTTCCTGGACAGACGGCCAAACTCTGGGTTGCTAATGTTGGGGTACACCCAAGTGTCTGACCCAAAGCCGATTGTTTTTGAGATGGCAAAGAAGATGCAGCCATTCCAATGGATGATGATAAGGATGTAAAGGACAAGGTTGCTGATTCGAAAGATGTTGGGAAAGTTGGTTCTAGTTTCAGTGCGGTCGAAGAACTCAAACAGACGGGCCATTTTGAAAAGGCGATTGAATCTTAGTTCCGGATTGTTGTAGCCCAATTTCAGCATTAACAAGTCTGTCGGTATCATGGATATCACATCAAATCTGAATTGCGGTGACTTTTTGTAACGTTCCCACAGCTTCTTAGAATCTCTCACAAGTAATCCTTGTTCCAAGAAACCtgtgaaaacattttaattatataatttataatgttattttattatttctattgtaaattgtattattatttaatataaaattatattatttatacataaattcttaataattataaatgatgTCATTACTATATTCTTTCTAATACAAAACAAATGCTTCTGATCAGGTTTTTCCAGTGGAGGTAATTTATTTCATTCCATATTATGGTTTATATAGTTATACTAACTGATCACAGAGACATAAGAATAATTTTACCTGTCCTTGATCTCACAAATGTGTCAATGTAGTAGATGGCATCTGATGTATAGTCCAAAACCACCCATAGGATGGTGAAATCATCCTGCAGCTCATTGAAGCAGGCTCTAATTATAAAGAAATCACAGATTCATCATACAGTATCTCGAAATACATAGAAAACACTATACAGGCAGATGGGTCACAaatagcattaaaggaatattccaagttcattacaagttaagctcagtcagcagcatttACTGTcaacataatactgattaccacaaaaaagtaattttgacacATCcatccttttcataaaaaaaaaaaaaaaaaaaaaaaggactgggttacagtgagacacttacaatgaaagtgaatgggtcaaatccgtaaacgttaaaatactcagtatttcaaaagtatagccacaagacatacaatatgtgtgttaacatgatttagtgtgataaaatcacctaccaaccttttctgtgtaaagttctatccaattttacaacttcattgccatgacgatgtgatgtcaacaaaccctaaaatgactgtaaaaaggacgatttaaacaactctaCATCTCTAATgtaaagagcttttataaaattataagcttcacattcctgcctttaaaccctcagaaaattggcccaattcgatttttgtggtaatcaacattatgccacaaatgctgtcgattgagcttaatttgtattgaacccggaatattcctttaagttagcaTTTAATGATTAGCACATCCCATGTTCACATGtcacacaaacagaaacagaacacGTCCTTTGAACACATCAATTTCTGCAAATAGTGCATAAAATGCAATGGCAGTATTACAAGCATTATACTCAAAATACTCTTATTATACTCAAAATACTCCAAAAAATACAACATATTGTTTTTGTGTACATTAGGTGCTTACACATAGACCTTTTTCAGATACAAGTAATTATGTAATATTTCTGTAAAACATCAATACTACCAAATTTCCATGTATTACAAAGAaactaataatatattaaattaccTGGTAATAAGCATCATTAGATTGTAGAAGACAGGTATTGCTACAAGGGTGAGCCAGTGATAGTACATATCTGTCGCTGGATCAATTATCCAAACTTGTTTTCTATAAGAGAAGGGTCACACATTAGTCTCCATCTACATTAGGACCATCCCAACCTGTAAAGGAACTTCTTACATTTAACTGAcctaaaatactcacggtttctCCTCCTCCTTCTTGTCATCCTTTTTCTCATCTTTTTTCTCATCCTTTTTCTCATCTTTCTTCTCATCCTTTTTTGGTTCCTCTTTCTTATCATCTTTCTTTATCTCCTTGTCATTCTTTTTACTGCATGAATTAGAGATGTTATCATTAGTACCAactaaaaaaatttaacaatACAAACAAACCAACATTTAACACTAAATTTCCACATACTCATCTGTGTTGTTGCAGTTGTTCATATTTAGTGTTGCAAGAGGCCAATGGCCAGTATTGTTGTTGAAGCTGTAAAAACAAAGGTATCATGAATTGTTTTATTCCTGTAATGTGAAGAAATAAAATATGAACATTATAACTATCAATGCAAAATCAAAACAATGTAATCATGTTtaatatgtttattgttttaatCTATATAACAATACGTTGTGTTAGTGGGATACATTAGGTATTATAAATACTCTGAAATCTGCTTAGATGAGCCACATTTGAAGCCTTTGTAAAATTACCAATATgtgcacacctgtgaccacacatcaACTGAAAACTATATTAATGTGTCAAGACTACATCTACCGACATGCACCGAAAGTTAatgaactaaactcagcaaaaaaagaaacatccctttttcaggacactgtattttaaatataattttgcaaaaatccaaataactttacagatctttattgtaaagggtttaaacaatattaataaacaattaatgaacatgcacctgtggaacagttgttaagacactaacagattacagacggtaggcaattaaggtcacagttataaaaacttaggacactaaagagacctttctactgactctgaaaaacaccaaaagaaagatgcccagggtccctgctcatctgcgtgaacgtgcagTGTGAATTTTATAATACTGCTGTTGCAAAAAGCCACATGAGGTAGTACATTACAGTGAGTTTATTACGGTTAtgttaaccatggtaaaatcactgtaaagcacAGCCTCTCATGACTTTGATGTATTTTAGTCTGTCACATGTGAGGTtgtagtttgaatcccagggctgGGGTAAGTGGAAGTGAGGAAGACACCTGAGGATAATAAGGTTCTGCttattgtctcatgtctgttGTTGTCTTGAAAAAGACACTTACGGTAATCTCACAACCAATCAAAGGGAACTGCCTTAGGTTTAATCTCCCCTTTCCATTTATTATTAGTATACATATAgtatgtgtatatacattttttatcacCTTCAGAGAGTATTCTGCACACTTCGGTTTTCCCACAATTTGTGTATATTCTATTTTTTGGCGATCAGtcaattttttaaattacaagaaTTTCAGAACAAGATATTTTTGCAGAGGttcaataaatggtctttttggacTGGAAAGGGTGAGTTCTGAACGCTATAGGAATGCATGTGCGATATGACCCATTTAATGCTCTGATATTTTTAATACCTTAAAATAAATGGACTTAAAGTGTGCCTTTTATATGAAAGCAAGTGACTTTATCAAGGACATCAAGCTAGAAGGACTAAAATAAAGTTCTAGAGATATCTCTTTGATGATCAAAAGAAATAGCATATCTCTGAGCTCAATTTGGAGTGTCATTGGGAAGGCTCTAAATAGTCATCAACATTATATTAGCTGTTAGCATGGTCAAAATATGGGGTCAAAAACTTCTGGTCCATGACTAGACGTTATATACAGATGCGCAAAAACCAtaaatgcaatatactgtatgtaacgcATAGGGGAATCAACCCCAAGGGGGCGCCAACACGATATTTCATACACTCCTTTAAATGGGTTGTTGCACCTGAGTAAATACATATGTTCCATATTCACTCACTTCCTCTTGCACAGTTGGTCCTGTCCTCTGTTGTCCCAAGATGATTCCTCTTGTCCTCCCATGTCTTCAGTCCCCTCCACTGTAACTGAATCACTGCATTCAGATGCTTGACATTGTGTGGACCTTCCTCTAAGCCTCAGAATGAACTGGAACATCCTGCAACGTAATGTACAATGGCCCATTAAAATCCTTTACTACACCATGATGCACCAACAAGCCTCTATCAGTTTCAAATCTCATACAGATCAAAAGATAATATCACCTGCCCATTTGTCCATTGGGTGGCTGACCACTGCAACAGAAAAAAGATGGATAGAGAATGAGAACTGACAAAGTACAAGAACCAGATGTTTGTCAAAATGTGGGAAGCATTTAAAGATGGAATGTGTAAAGTCTGCACcattagtggcaccaaacagaattgtaaaataaatttccAAACAGGCTTTCTGAGTATCCCCCCATCTTTCATTCCAAACTCATGTTGAAGGTTGAGCCACTaatgctgtgtcgggctggtcaaGATGCTCAAAGCaaaagaggaatgttttgatagcgctacAGAGCCTCAATGCTCCAACTTTTAGGGaaaaacacacttcaccttaaagggatagttcacccaaaaatttaaattctcttatcatttaatcatcccagatgtgtatgactttctttcttctgctgaacacaaacaaaatatttttagaagaatatttcagctctgtaggtccatacaatgcaagtgaatgggtatcaaaattttgaagctccaaaagcacataaaggcagcataacattaatccatgcgactccagtggttaaatccatgtcttcaaaaaagATAtgttaagtgtgggtgagaaacagattcatatttatgtcattttttactatcaatctccacattcacactcttcttcttttgtttttgccgatttgcattcttcatgcatattgccacctactgggcagggaggagaatttatagtaaaaaaggacttaaatattgatctgtttctcactcacacctattatattgcttctaaagacattaaACACTGAAGTTGTaaaggttacttttatgctgccttttgctGCTgctgtgctttttgagcttcaaaatgttggtcaccattcacttgcattgtgaggacctacagagcagagaaaaTCTGCTATAAATCTTCaattgtgtcctgcagaagaaagccatacacatctgggatggcatgagggtgagtaaatgatgagagaatttccattttgggtgaactatccctttaaatcaaatcaataagAAGCATAAATAAATTGTGCatactttttaagtttaagtAGTATACTTTGGAATTTTGTATTTAATGGCCAGTATGACAGTTGCTTAATTTCATGTCTCATCTGACCTTTCTCCTCTCTCGATCCATTCAATAGCTGGCTCAGGGGTGAAGGCAGATCTTTGTGAGATGTATGACTGTTTTGTGCAGATTTTAGCCATTTTCTTTCCTGTTATGCCATTCATTGCACTGGAATTACATCTGGAGCCTGTGGGTGAAGTGAAAATATGACTCAATAAGCCTAACTACATTTGGATACACCAACCAAAGTATTGAAAAGGAgccatgacatgccttttttattattttaatatgttctttgaaattcacttataatattag is a window of Myxocyprinus asiaticus isolate MX2 ecotype Aquarium Trade chromosome 8, UBuf_Myxa_2, whole genome shotgun sequence DNA encoding:
- the LOC127445559 gene encoding cyclic nucleotide-gated channel cone photoreceptor subunit alpha-like — encoded protein: MNGITGKKMAKICTKQSYISQRSAFTPEPAIEWIERGESGQPPNGQMGRMFQFILRLRGRSTQCQASECSDSVTVEGTEDMGGQEESSWDNRGQDQLCKRNFNNNTGHWPLATLNMNNCNNTDDKKNDKEIKKDDKKEEPKKDEKKDEKKDEKKDEKKDDKKEEEKPKQVWIIDPATDMYYHWLTLVAIPVFYNLMMLITRACFNELQDDFTILWVVLDYTSDAIYYIDTFVRSRTGFLEQGLLVRDSKKLWERYKKSPQFRFDVISMIPTDLLMLKLGYNNPELRFNRLFKMARLFEFFDRTETRTNFPNIFRISNLVLYILIIIHWNGCIFFAISKTIGFGSDTWVYPNISNPEFGRLSRKYIYCLYWSTLTLTTIGETPPPVRDVEYFFVVADFLIGVLIFATIVGNVGAMISNMNASRAEFQAKIDSIKQYMQFRKVTKDLEARVVKWFDYLWTEQKTCDEKEVLKNLPDKLKAEIAINVHLETLRKVRIFQDCEAGLLVELVLKLQPQVFSPGDYICKKGDIGREMYIIKEGKLAVVADDGVTQFVVLSDGAYFGEISILGIKGSKAGNRRTANIRSVGYSDLFALSKDDLMEALTEYPEAKKALEEKGRAILMKDNLIDEAAANAGADPKDMEEKVNILETNLEVMQAKFSHLMVDWTNSQNRIKQRIANMEARVKTLREEDLSEVMEDKKNK